In Methanobacterium sp., a single window of DNA contains:
- a CDS encoding cysteine peptidase family C39 domain-containing protein, translating to MQSTDYSCGPTALATVLQNMGINATEGELKALAGTDSSGTTMHGLSEAAKAKGLSAAGMRLSVDDLKPNNIVHIMLDGEGHYSVVREVTDTSVYLADPSLGNIEMTREKFAEIFTGNVLVISDPNMQVNQTAEQANNSTENLTDQIDNVTNQTDQMQDLTNSTDANGATERTNNQDNGNTTLIGPVANVTNTNSTNLLTKNTNNLTNEEMLNIKGKSWLFPLWFGIEIGYRYATHNRYGAVDGWCWASELISGADINKDGWVGVPDEARRFGVNGEGYRVKAASKIKKSKKRKK from the coding sequence ATGCAGTCAACTGATTACAGTTGCGGGCCAACTGCACTTGCAACAGTGCTGCAGAACATGGGTATAAACGCAACAGAAGGGGAACTTAAGGCTCTTGCAGGGACAGATTCGTCAGGGACAACAATGCACGGATTATCAGAGGCAGCGAAAGCAAAAGGTTTAAGTGCAGCTGGTATGAGATTATCAGTTGATGATCTTAAGCCCAACAACATTGTGCATATAATGCTGGATGGCGAAGGCCATTACAGTGTGGTAAGAGAAGTAACAGATACAAGCGTTTACCTTGCTGACCCATCACTTGGAAACATTGAAATGACCCGAGAAAAATTTGCTGAAATTTTCACCGGGAACGTGCTAGTGATAAGCGATCCTAACATGCAGGTTAATCAAACAGCAGAACAGGCTAATAACAGTACAGAAAATTTAACAGATCAAATAGATAATGTAACAAATCAAACCGATCAAATGCAAGACTTAACTAACTCAACAGATGCTAATGGTGCTACGGAACGAACAAACAACCAAGATAATGGGAATACAACATTAATAGGACCAGTAGCAAATGTAACAAATACTAATTCCACTAACTTGCTGACAAAAAACACCAACAATTTGACGAATGAGGAGATGCTGAATATTAAAGGAAAATCATGGCTTTTTCCATTATGGTTCGGTATTGAGATAGGTTATAGATATGCGACTCATAATAGATATGGAGCTGTAGATGGTTGGTGCTGGGCATCAGAACTAATTTCCGGTGCAGATATAAATAAGGATGGATGGGTTGGTGTACCTGATGAAGCGCGAAGATTTGGCGTGAATGGTGAAGGATACAGAGTTAAAGCGGCTTCAAAAATAAAGAAATCTAAGAAAAGAAAAAAATGA